One Thermodesulfovibrionales bacterium genomic region harbors:
- a CDS encoding holo-ACP synthase yields EREYCLSRRDPSLHLASCFAAKESYLKAMGTGFHRTGIDYIFQEIEVYAANSGKPEILIHGWAARMAKKRKIRHCALSISHASRYAVAAVLLAGD; encoded by the coding sequence GAGCGGGAGTACTGTCTGTCGAGGAGAGACCCTTCTCTGCACCTTGCGAGCTGCTTTGCTGCAAAGGAGTCATATCTGAAGGCCATGGGAACCGGTTTCCACAGGACAGGCATAGATTACATCTTCCAGGAAATAGAGGTCTATGCCGCAAATTCGGGCAAGCCCGAGATCTTGATACACGGCTGGGCGGCGAGGATGGCAAAGAAACGGAAGATTCGACACTGCGCTCTTTCGATCTCCCATGCGTCCCGGTACGCCGTGGCAGCGGTGCTTCTCGCAGGTGACTGA
- a CDS encoding 3-hydroxyacyl-ACP dehydratase FabZ family protein, translating into MRYLLVDRIVEVKAGEKIRGIKNISMSEDFLEYHFPRNPVMPGMLLIEALVQLTGWLEASSSDFRNWFLLSRVRSSRFYGFSLPGDQVELAVELSSQSGPDNRVYRGTATVEGKKKASAEFEGEIIPLEEIEDIEGQRRFFSLLTRETI; encoded by the coding sequence ATGCGATACCTACTCGTTGACCGTATCGTTGAAGTGAAGGCAGGGGAGAAGATCAGGGGCATAAAGAATATCTCCATGAGTGAGGATTTCCTCGAATACCATTTTCCACGAAACCCCGTAATGCCGGGCATGCTGCTCATCGAGGCTCTGGTCCAGTTGACGGGATGGCTCGAGGCCTCGTCCTCTGACTTCAGAAACTGGTTCCTCCTCTCCAGGGTGCGGTCATCGAGGTTTTATGGCTTTTCCCTTCCCGGAGACCAGGTTGAACTCGCCGTGGAACTCTCGTCTCAGTCAGGGCCCGATAACAGGGTCTATAGAGGAACTGCAACAGTGGAAGGGAAGAAGAAGGCCTCTGCCGAGTTCGAGGGAGAGATCATTCCCCTGGAAGAGATCGAAGATATCGAAGGTCAGAGGCGATTCTTTTCCCTGCTGACAAGGGAGACGATATGA
- a CDS encoding beta-ketoacyl synthase N-terminal-like domain-containing protein, translating into MSSKREVVITGTGLVTPLGIGVEKNWKNVQAMKSGITGISDDTVPRFMQYKGSIPAIEIDRDVPSSLQRQLKFLNRGSRLGFAAVREAFFQAGADLSDVEPARRGLHIASGDLTTVDCVFMHEALRDATKGAWKEIGQETLNQSTLYKVNPYFLLESIMNNSFTSVSAFLECMGSNTSLASHAPCGAHAFELAFRSIADGQADVAFAVGCGNWITEIPLFEMNSLGMLSSCRLDVHSYRPFDAARDGFIAGEGGAALFLESAERAEQRGARILGKVMGFGNSIALCDDEGLGIPPEVSAGSMKLALEEAGSDLGDYAFVCGHGLASEEGDRSELRSVMKVFGGKRDDIPLCGLKPYTGHLGAASDIGEIILGMESVRGGIVPATLNFVEAEREYSDLRISGSHQPCQGSCFMTVSYGIGGQSCVAVVQVP; encoded by the coding sequence ATGAGCAGTAAGCGGGAAGTAGTTATTACCGGCACAGGACTTGTGACGCCCCTTGGTATCGGAGTGGAAAAGAATTGGAAGAACGTCCAGGCAATGAAGTCCGGCATCACAGGAATCTCCGACGACACCGTGCCTCGCTTCATGCAGTACAAGGGCAGTATCCCGGCAATCGAGATCGACAGGGATGTGCCTTCCAGTCTCCAGCGCCAGCTGAAATTCCTCAATCGGGGTTCCCGCCTTGGATTCGCTGCTGTACGTGAGGCGTTCTTTCAGGCCGGGGCTGATCTTTCCGATGTAGAGCCGGCGAGAAGGGGACTCCACATAGCGTCGGGTGACCTGACGACAGTGGACTGTGTCTTCATGCACGAGGCTCTCAGAGACGCGACTAAGGGTGCCTGGAAGGAGATCGGCCAGGAAACGCTCAACCAGTCGACGCTTTACAAGGTCAATCCGTACTTCCTTCTCGAATCGATCATGAATAACTCCTTTACGTCCGTCTCGGCCTTCCTCGAATGTATGGGTTCAAATACCTCACTGGCGAGCCATGCCCCTTGCGGGGCCCATGCTTTCGAGCTGGCCTTCCGGTCCATTGCGGACGGTCAGGCCGATGTCGCCTTCGCCGTGGGCTGCGGGAACTGGATAACCGAAATTCCCCTGTTCGAGATGAACAGTCTCGGAATGCTTTCATCCTGTCGTTTGGACGTACACTCCTACAGGCCCTTTGACGCTGCAAGGGATGGATTCATCGCTGGAGAAGGCGGCGCCGCCCTTTTCCTCGAAAGTGCGGAACGCGCCGAGCAACGGGGAGCGCGAATACTCGGAAAGGTGATGGGCTTTGGAAATAGCATCGCCCTGTGCGATGATGAAGGCCTCGGCATCCCTCCTGAGGTGAGTGCGGGGAGCATGAAGCTCGCCCTCGAAGAAGCGGGCAGTGATCTTGGAGATTACGCCTTTGTCTGCGGCCATGGACTCGCCTCAGAGGAGGGAGACAGGTCGGAATTGAGGTCGGTCATGAAGGTCTTTGGAGGCAAGAGAGACGATATCCCCCTCTGCGGGCTGAAACCGTATACCGGTCACCTCGGCGCAGCGAGTGATATCGGAGAGATCATCCTCGGGATGGAGTCTGTGAGAGGAGGGATAGTGCCCGCCACCCTGAACTTTGTTGAGGCGGAGCGGGAATACAGCGATCTCAGGATATCGGGTTCTCACCAGCCCTGTCAGGGCTCCTGCTTCATGACTGTGAGCTACGGCATAGGAGGACAGTCCTGTGTTGCTGTGGTTCAAGTTCCTTAG
- a CDS encoding lysophospholipid acyltransferase family protein, whose protein sequence is MAESHRKKREKGLVIQVVEYVSIYGLLLLSRVIPIPAIHVISRFLGRLFFLLVKKRRTIAIENLRNALGSEKSDEEIRVIARESCASFFLTFLEIAKFRRLFRNPEAFEALRRSSEGLDALFRKAKQTHDESGGCIFVTPHIGNWEVLPHVSAMVGIPLAVVVRPLDNRYLERLIFGDRATSGQVIIPRKNSLFVLQKTLQQGRSIGMLPDQSTMRGILVDFFNRKATTTPVPALLAITYKRPIVVVACCRKREGYGFEGFVSDALWPGKFTSEKEELFRLTEAMNREMEKVVRKYPEQYLWMHNRWKRYEGKREFMT, encoded by the coding sequence GTGGCAGAGAGTCACAGGAAGAAGAGGGAAAAAGGGCTTGTCATACAGGTCGTGGAATATGTATCGATCTACGGCCTCCTCCTGCTTTCCCGCGTCATCCCCATCCCTGCGATCCACGTTATCAGCCGTTTTCTCGGGCGACTCTTCTTTCTCCTGGTCAAGAAGCGAAGGACCATCGCTATAGAGAACCTCAGGAATGCCCTCGGCAGCGAAAAGAGCGACGAGGAGATTCGGGTGATCGCACGCGAAAGCTGCGCCTCTTTTTTTCTGACCTTTCTTGAGATCGCAAAGTTCCGGCGCCTTTTCAGGAATCCTGAAGCCTTCGAGGCGTTGAGAAGATCATCGGAGGGATTGGATGCGCTCTTCAGGAAGGCTAAGCAGACACACGACGAAAGCGGTGGCTGCATATTCGTGACGCCTCACATAGGTAACTGGGAGGTTCTACCCCACGTGAGCGCCATGGTGGGCATCCCCCTTGCTGTTGTGGTGCGGCCTCTCGATAACCGTTACCTCGAACGGTTGATATTTGGGGACCGTGCCACAAGCGGTCAGGTCATCATCCCGAGGAAGAACTCGCTCTTTGTCCTTCAGAAGACACTCCAGCAGGGGAGATCGATAGGGATGCTTCCCGATCAGAGTACGATGCGCGGCATCCTCGTCGATTTCTTCAATCGAAAGGCAACGACCACACCCGTCCCCGCCCTGCTGGCTATTACGTACAAGAGACCGATCGTTGTTGTCGCTTGCTGCCGGAAGCGCGAAGGCTATGGGTTTGAGGGATTCGTCTCCGACGCCCTCTGGCCAGGGAAATTCACGAGCGAGAAAGAAGAGCTCTTCCGTCTCACAGAAGCGATGAACAGGGAGATGGAGAAGGTCGTTCGAAAATATCCTGAGCAGTACCTCTGGATGCACAACCGATGGAAGCGATATGAGGGCAAAAGGGAATTCATGACGTGA
- a CDS encoding DUF72 domain-containing protein, with translation MKIYVGTSGYGYSEWKGTFYPETISPKEMLRFYSERLSAVEINNTFYRMPTEGILASWAEQVPGNFLFAIKAPQVITHLKRLRNVAEETEYLFRSLSVLDRRLGPVLFQFPKSFREDRLALEAFLSLIPGHISCAFEFRSPSWLDGEIPVLLSKRGYSLCVTDGDENPAAIINAAPWGYLRLRRPDYTDADLSQWMERILVQTWERAFVFFKHEEGARGAEMAIWFRELADSRTREDVRTRRKKRSTGAKLKGE, from the coding sequence ATGAAGATCTATGTCGGCACAAGCGGCTACGGGTACAGCGAATGGAAAGGAACATTCTACCCTGAAACGATCTCGCCCAAGGAAATGCTCCGCTTCTATTCGGAACGCCTCAGCGCTGTAGAGATCAATAATACCTTTTATCGCATGCCCACCGAAGGCATCCTCGCGTCCTGGGCGGAACAGGTCCCCGGCAATTTTCTCTTTGCCATCAAAGCGCCCCAGGTCATAACGCATCTGAAGCGTTTGCGAAATGTGGCAGAGGAGACCGAGTACCTCTTCAGGTCGCTCTCAGTCCTGGACAGGAGACTGGGGCCGGTCCTTTTTCAGTTTCCCAAGAGTTTTCGTGAGGACCGTCTTGCACTGGAAGCGTTTCTCTCTCTTATTCCCGGACATATCTCCTGCGCATTTGAGTTCCGCAGTCCGTCCTGGCTTGATGGTGAAATCCCGGTCCTCCTTTCCAAAAGGGGATACAGCCTGTGCGTCACTGATGGAGATGAGAATCCGGCAGCGATCATCAATGCTGCTCCCTGGGGGTACCTTCGCCTGCGCCGTCCCGACTATACGGATGCCGATCTGTCTCAATGGATGGAACGAATCCTTGTGCAAACATGGGAGAGGGCCTTCGTCTTTTTCAAACACGAGGAAGGGGCCAGGGGGGCCGAAATGGCGATATGGTTTCGTGAGCTTGCCGATTCGAGGACGAGGGAAGATGTCAGGACCAGAAGGAAAAAACGTTCAACCGGTGCGAAATTGAAGGGAGAATGA
- a CDS encoding TIGR00730 family Rossman fold protein, whose product MQLRFNRCNGPVDKAIDQLIELAGDIHSPELVREMILAALKAAQEEREDKADLKLMNSTLKEMRFTSKVFGPYRHIRKVTVFGSARTQPVEHIYSMARLLGKRIAEAGYMVITGGGPGIMQAVNEGAGSEHSFGVNIRLPFEQRPNPVLEGNPRLIVYKYFFNRKVAFIKEADAIVLFPGGFGTLDEAMETLTLVQTGKRDPIPLILVDEPGGSYWSEYIRFFREKLLTEGYLSDSDFHLFELVDSVQEAMERINRFYRRYHSLRYVEGRLVIRLSSSLDTGSVMTLRERFSDILAPEGEMHLSGPLPAEGDEPEIEALPRLVMDFDRKNFGRLRSLIDAINSG is encoded by the coding sequence ATGCAATTACGTTTCAACAGATGCAACGGACCTGTCGACAAAGCGATAGACCAGCTCATTGAGCTTGCGGGTGATATCCATAGCCCGGAACTGGTTCGTGAGATGATTCTTGCTGCACTCAAGGCCGCTCAAGAGGAGAGAGAGGATAAGGCAGACCTCAAGCTCATGAACTCTACGCTGAAAGAGATGCGGTTCACGTCCAAGGTATTCGGACCTTACAGGCACATAAGAAAGGTCACCGTCTTCGGCTCAGCGAGGACGCAGCCTGTGGAGCATATTTATAGCATGGCGAGGCTTCTCGGAAAAAGGATTGCCGAGGCTGGCTATATGGTGATCACGGGCGGAGGGCCCGGCATTATGCAGGCGGTCAACGAAGGGGCCGGATCTGAACACTCTTTCGGTGTTAATATCCGGCTTCCCTTTGAGCAGAGACCGAACCCGGTCCTTGAGGGGAACCCCCGCCTCATCGTCTACAAGTACTTCTTCAACCGAAAGGTGGCTTTCATCAAAGAGGCGGATGCAATTGTGCTTTTTCCCGGAGGATTCGGCACCCTCGACGAGGCGATGGAGACCCTGACACTCGTGCAGACGGGAAAGCGTGACCCCATACCCCTCATTCTTGTCGATGAGCCGGGAGGTTCATATTGGTCCGAGTACATCCGTTTTTTCCGGGAAAAACTCCTCACCGAGGGGTATCTCAGTGATTCCGATTTCCACCTCTTTGAACTCGTCGATTCGGTGCAAGAAGCCATGGAAAGGATCAACCGTTTCTACCGTCGCTATCATAGCCTCAGATACGTTGAAGGCCGGCTGGTCATAAGACTTTCTTCATCTCTCGATACAGGATCGGTCATGACCTTGCGGGAGCGTTTCTCCGACATTCTCGCGCCGGAGGGCGAGATGCATCTGTCCGGACCCCTGCCGGCTGAAGGGGATGAACCTGAAATAGAAGCACTGCCGAGGCTCGTTATGGACTTCGACCGAAAGAATTTTGGAAGACTGAGGAGTCTTATCGACGCGATAAACAGTGGGTGA
- a CDS encoding cytochrome b N-terminal domain-containing protein: protein MGRFFDWIDTRFGVRDPHRRFLERPVPEGLNYSYCLGGTALALFLISAFSGLLLSVYYVPSELEAYKSIMRIQEEVRLGWLIRSVHTWSASLLIIFVILHAVRVFVSKAYRPPRELNWIAGVLTFILSMASGFTGYLLPWDQKAYWATVVGTSMAGTLPAIGRILLYALRGGPEVDGTTLIRFYSMHVLYLPLMMALILWAHAHMVKRQGISGGL from the coding sequence ATGGGAAGGTTCTTTGACTGGATAGACACCAGATTTGGTGTCAGGGATCCCCATCGTCGGTTCCTCGAGAGACCTGTTCCGGAGGGCCTTAATTACTCCTATTGCCTTGGCGGTACAGCCCTTGCCCTCTTCCTGATATCCGCATTCTCGGGACTCCTCCTTTCGGTATACTATGTCCCTTCGGAGCTGGAGGCTTACAAGAGTATTATGAGGATCCAGGAGGAGGTGAGGTTGGGCTGGCTGATCAGGAGCGTGCATACGTGGTCTGCCAGCCTTCTGATCATCTTCGTCATCCTTCACGCTGTCCGCGTCTTTGTATCCAAGGCTTACCGGCCGCCCCGTGAATTGAACTGGATAGCGGGAGTCTTAACATTTATCCTTTCCATGGCCTCGGGCTTTACCGGGTATCTCCTCCCCTGGGACCAGAAGGCCTATTGGGCAACGGTCGTGGGAACTTCGATGGCCGGGACTCTCCCTGCCATCGGACGTATCCTTCTCTACGCCCTGAGGGGAGGTCCTGAGGTAGATGGGACGACACTGATCCGCTTCTACAGTATGCATGTTCTGTATCTGCCTCTTATGATGGCTCTCATTCTCTGGGCACACGCTCACATGGTGAAGCGTCAGGGGATCTCTGGAGGTCTCTAA
- a CDS encoding Rieske 2Fe-2S domain-containing protein has translation MKRRDFLKGIIKSFFVLLAAVLVLPVLSLYPSRIKKKTVSFFPVLDEDELPRQGVRRAEFFYESRGRRIHTKVFVVVSEEGMIALSPVCSHLGCLVNWDNNKKEFLCPCHGGRYGMNGQVIAGPPPEPLRRLPFEIRDGKAYVGMKV, from the coding sequence ATGAAGAGAAGGGATTTTCTTAAGGGGATCATTAAATCCTTTTTTGTTCTCCTCGCTGCTGTTCTTGTGCTCCCCGTCCTCTCTCTCTATCCATCAAGGATTAAGAAAAAAACTGTGAGCTTTTTCCCTGTTCTTGACGAGGATGAGCTCCCCCGGCAAGGGGTGAGGAGGGCAGAGTTTTTCTATGAGAGCAGAGGAAGAAGGATCCATACAAAGGTCTTCGTTGTTGTGTCCGAGGAGGGTATGATCGCCCTCTCCCCTGTCTGCAGCCACCTCGGATGCCTCGTAAACTGGGACAATAACAAGAAAGAATTCCTCTGTCCCTGTCATGGCGGCAGATACGGCATGAATGGTCAGGTGATTGCAGGGCCTCCGCCTGAACCGTTGAGAAGGTTGCCCTTCGAAATCAGGGATGGCAAGGCATATGTAGGGATGAAAGTATGA
- a CDS encoding HU family DNA-binding protein, which yields MTKSVLIDRISERVDGLTRKQTEIIVETVFDSIREALSKGEKIEIRGFGNFRLKQRRPRTARNPKTGDKVEVPAKNVLHFKVGKALRDALNAQ from the coding sequence ATGACAAAATCAGTTCTCATTGACAGGATTTCAGAACGCGTCGACGGTCTCACAAGGAAGCAGACGGAAATCATCGTCGAAACCGTGTTCGACAGTATCAGAGAGGCGCTCTCAAAGGGAGAAAAGATCGAGATCCGGGGCTTCGGTAATTTCAGGCTGAAACAGAGGCGGCCGAGGACGGCAAGGAATCCCAAGACCGGCGACAAGGTTGAGGTCCCTGCGAAAAACGTTCTCCATTTCAAGGTAGGAAAGGCACTGAGGGACGCCCTGAACGCACAATAG
- the sppA gene encoding signal peptide peptidase SppA yields MKKACLILLGLLVLLLVLSAAITLFEKNVPIGEKVAIVRIEGPILDSKNAIEEIKEQTKNQSVKAIVLRVDSPGGAVAPSQEIYEEVKRAVSKKKVVVSMGSLAASGGYYVSAPASRIVANPGTLTGSIGVIMEIPNLEGLMSKVGVKTEVIKSGQHKDMASAFRGIGKEERIILQEVLDDVHEQFIRAVAEGRKMTPENVKKLADGRIFTGRQAVQAGLVDELGNIEDAVKVAARLSGIPGEPDVIDKKEKTSLVDLLRGSLPKELSDLFPSVKIKYVFAP; encoded by the coding sequence ATGAAGAAGGCATGTCTCATACTCTTAGGCCTTCTTGTTCTGCTCCTGGTGCTGAGCGCAGCGATTACCCTCTTCGAAAAGAATGTGCCCATAGGAGAAAAGGTCGCCATTGTCAGGATCGAAGGACCCATCCTGGACTCCAAGAACGCAATAGAAGAGATAAAGGAGCAGACCAAAAACCAGTCCGTCAAGGCGATAGTCCTGCGGGTTGACAGCCCCGGCGGGGCCGTTGCTCCGTCGCAGGAGATCTATGAAGAAGTGAAAAGGGCGGTCTCGAAGAAGAAGGTGGTTGTATCGATGGGATCTCTGGCGGCTTCCGGTGGCTACTATGTCTCTGCCCCGGCGTCGAGGATCGTTGCCAACCCGGGGACCCTTACGGGGTCCATTGGCGTCATCATGGAGATCCCGAATCTGGAAGGTCTCATGAGTAAGGTGGGCGTCAAGACCGAAGTGATCAAGAGCGGACAGCACAAGGATATGGCATCGGCATTCAGGGGTATCGGGAAGGAAGAAAGGATAATACTCCAGGAGGTGCTTGACGACGTTCACGAGCAGTTCATAAGGGCCGTTGCCGAGGGAAGAAAGATGACGCCCGAAAATGTGAAGAAGCTGGCCGACGGCAGGATATTCACGGGAAGACAGGCAGTGCAGGCCGGTCTCGTCGATGAATTAGGAAACATCGAGGACGCGGTCAAGGTTGCTGCAAGGCTTTCCGGGATACCGGGCGAACCTGATGTGATCGATAAAAAGGAAAAGACCTCACTGGTGGATCTCCTTAGGGGCTCTCTTCCGAAGGAACTGTCTGATCTGTTCCCTTCGGTAAAGATCAAGTATGTCTTTGCGCCATAA
- a CDS encoding 30S ribosomal protein S1, translating to MELKNNEMERIYAETFRHIREGSILSGRIVSVKQDGVIVDIGYKSEGFIAAEEFAPEEFANLRVGDVLDVYVAHIQDSEGVVTLSKDKASKVKAWDVLEAAFEKGATIEGSIVGKTKGGLTVDLMGVKAFLPGSQIDTKAVKDMDALVGKPMSFKILKLNNKRSNIIVSRRAAMEEERQKKKIETLPRLVEGALLEGIVKNITDYGVFVDLGGIDGLLHISDISWGRITHPSEFFAVGDRIEVTVLKYDVEHERVTLGYKQKTADPWLTVEEKYPVGKKVSGKVVSIADYGAFVELELGVEGLVHVSEIDWSLRPKHPSKYLSVGETVDALVIKVDKGERRLSLSLKQLKPSPWEVISQRYAVGQTITGKIRSITEFGAFVGLPEGVDGLIHISDISWTKHVRHPSEILKKGQKVDAVILSLEPEKERISLGLKQLNPDPWIDEIPGKFKLGNEVACKVLKLTDFGLFVEIEGGVEGLIYSSEVIKREEPFQEGDEVTARIIKIDAEEKKIGLSMKHVKGEKA from the coding sequence ATGGAACTTAAGAACAATGAGATGGAAAGAATCTACGCGGAGACTTTCCGTCACATCCGCGAAGGATCGATTCTGAGCGGGAGGATCGTTTCCGTAAAGCAGGACGGGGTCATCGTGGACATCGGATACAAGTCAGAGGGGTTTATCGCTGCAGAGGAGTTTGCGCCCGAGGAGTTTGCGAACCTCAGGGTCGGTGATGTCCTTGATGTATACGTCGCGCACATCCAGGATTCTGAGGGGGTTGTAACCCTTTCGAAGGACAAGGCCTCAAAGGTAAAGGCATGGGACGTCCTTGAAGCGGCATTCGAGAAAGGAGCGACGATTGAAGGCTCGATCGTAGGGAAGACGAAGGGCGGCCTTACCGTTGATCTCATGGGGGTAAAGGCTTTTCTGCCTGGTTCCCAGATTGACACAAAGGCCGTGAAAGATATGGACGCCCTCGTCGGAAAACCGATGAGTTTCAAGATCCTCAAGTTGAACAACAAGCGTTCCAACATCATTGTTTCCCGCCGGGCTGCAATGGAAGAGGAGCGACAGAAGAAGAAGATCGAGACCCTTCCGAGGCTCGTCGAAGGGGCCCTTCTCGAAGGTATCGTGAAGAACATAACCGATTACGGTGTCTTTGTGGATCTTGGAGGGATCGACGGACTGCTCCATATATCCGACATCTCCTGGGGAAGGATAACTCACCCCTCGGAGTTCTTTGCTGTCGGCGACAGGATAGAGGTCACTGTCCTCAAATACGACGTTGAGCATGAACGCGTAACGCTTGGTTACAAGCAGAAGACGGCTGACCCTTGGCTGACGGTTGAGGAGAAATATCCTGTCGGGAAAAAGGTTAGCGGCAAGGTCGTGAGCATAGCCGATTATGGCGCCTTCGTCGAACTCGAGTTGGGTGTCGAGGGTCTTGTTCATGTGTCGGAGATAGACTGGTCGCTCAGGCCAAAGCATCCTTCCAAGTACCTTTCTGTGGGCGAGACCGTCGACGCCCTCGTGATCAAGGTGGATAAGGGGGAAAGGCGGCTTTCCCTGAGCTTGAAGCAGCTGAAGCCGAGTCCCTGGGAAGTGATATCACAGAGGTACGCCGTCGGTCAGACGATCACCGGGAAGATAAGGAGCATCACAGAATTCGGTGCCTTTGTCGGCCTCCCCGAGGGTGTGGACGGGCTGATCCATATATCTGATATATCATGGACAAAACACGTAAGACATCCGTCTGAAATTCTCAAGAAGGGCCAGAAGGTTGATGCAGTGATCCTTAGTCTCGAGCCTGAAAAGGAACGGATATCCCTAGGGCTCAAGCAACTCAATCCCGATCCATGGATCGACGAGATACCCGGGAAATTCAAGCTCGGAAACGAAGTTGCGTGCAAGGTATTGAAACTGACCGATTTCGGTCTCTTTGTTGAGATCGAGGGCGGGGTTGAGGGCCTGATTTACTCCTCTGAAGTGATCAAGAGAGAGGAGCCCTTTCAGGAGGGTGACGAAGTGACGGCGCGTATCATAAAGATCGACGCCGAAGAAAAGAAGATCGGACTCAGCATGAAACATGTGAAGGGTGAAAAGGCATGA
- the ispH gene encoding 4-hydroxy-3-methylbut-2-enyl diphosphate reductase, translating to MKILVVKTAGFCFGVKRAIDTTFALAEKEHKGLYTFGPIIHNPQVIERLREKGIMPTDNIYNGDIRALIIRTHGIPLHLLEEAAKRGYDIIDKTCPFVKKAQHYAQLLKKEGYQVIILGDREHPEVKGLMSYAGEDALVIDGEEELPELKNRVGIVVQTTKPVMTLKKLVSRVVEQSKELKVYNTICNSTALRLKETEEMARNVDVMIVVGGKNSANTTQLANLCAALPIRTYHIETADELDSDWFTGVERVGITAGASTPEWIIDDVQRRIRDRGGQGNGT from the coding sequence GTGAAGATTTTGGTTGTAAAGACTGCAGGTTTCTGCTTCGGGGTGAAAAGAGCCATCGATACGACATTCGCTCTCGCTGAAAAAGAGCATAAGGGCCTTTATACCTTTGGACCGATTATACATAACCCTCAGGTCATTGAGAGACTCCGGGAGAAGGGCATCATGCCGACTGACAATATATACAACGGCGATATCAGGGCCCTCATTATCAGAACACACGGAATACCCCTCCATCTTCTGGAAGAGGCAGCAAAAAGGGGATATGATATAATCGATAAGACCTGTCCTTTCGTGAAGAAGGCGCAGCATTATGCTCAACTCCTCAAGAAGGAGGGCTATCAGGTTATCATCCTCGGGGACAGGGAACACCCTGAAGTGAAGGGTTTAATGAGCTATGCAGGAGAAGACGCCCTTGTGATCGACGGTGAGGAAGAACTGCCTGAACTGAAGAATCGTGTCGGTATTGTAGTGCAGACGACGAAACCCGTCATGACCCTCAAGAAATTAGTGAGCAGGGTTGTCGAGCAATCAAAAGAACTAAAGGTATATAATACCATCTGCAACTCAACGGCTCTGCGTCTGAAGGAGACGGAGGAGATGGCGAGGAACGTCGATGTGATGATCGTCGTGGGGGGGAAGAACAGCGCCAACACAACGCAGCTCGCGAACCTCTGTGCGGCCCTGCCGATCAGGACCTACCACATTGAGACTGCCGACGAGCTCGATAGCGATTGGTTTACCGGCGTCGAAAGAGTCGGTATCACCGCCGGCGCTTCAACACCCGAGTGGATCATCGATGATGTGCAAAGAAGAATTAGGGATAGAGGAGGACAGGGTAATGGAACTTAA
- a CDS encoding lysophospholipid acyltransferase family protein, with product MDAERVPERGGVIVAANHLSYLDPPVIGAALRRRPTYMAKESLFSIPVVGRALRLFAFPVRRECPYPSTIKETVRRLEKGELVVIFPEGGLTADGSRLEAKGGVGMIASMVGCRIVPVALDGTERALPVGAKLVRPAKITVTFGDPIEVKKRAERKGIREEVTQNVMDAIELLRRRSIEGHRKRDKG from the coding sequence ATGGATGCAGAGAGGGTCCCTGAGCGCGGCGGAGTTATCGTTGCAGCGAATCATCTCAGTTATCTCGATCCTCCGGTCATCGGAGCTGCGCTGAGACGCCGACCTACCTATATGGCCAAGGAGAGTTTATTTTCCATTCCCGTTGTGGGAAGGGCCCTTCGGTTGTTCGCCTTTCCCGTGAGACGGGAGTGTCCGTATCCTTCAACGATCAAGGAGACTGTACGGCGATTGGAGAAGGGCGAGCTTGTTGTAATATTTCCTGAAGGCGGACTGACTGCCGACGGGAGCCGCCTCGAAGCCAAGGGGGGTGTGGGTATGATCGCTTCCATGGTCGGTTGCCGGATCGTTCCGGTCGCTCTTGACGGGACCGAGCGTGCCTTGCCTGTGGGAGCGAAGTTGGTGAGGCCAGCGAAGATCACGGTCACCTTCGGTGACCCGATCGAGGTGAAAAAGAGGGCAGAAAGAAAGGGTATTCGGGAAGAGGTGACGCAGAATGTCATGGACGCTATAGAGCTGCTCAGACGCAGAAGTATTGAAGGACACAGGAAGAGAGACAAAGGCTAA